In Bacteroidota bacterium, the sequence CTCGTCCACCGTCGAGTTGGTCCCCGTCAGCTGGACGCCGACGAGGATGAAGAACACCCCGGTGCCGATGAGGGTGGCGTTTAGATGGTCGTAGATAAACTGCATGAGGGCGTTTCAAAGGGGGGGCAGCCAGCCGGGCTAGCTGCCGTAGGTCATCACCTGGCTCATCGTCACCGTCCGGTCGTAGCGCTGGAGAATCGGGTTGGTGACGTAGACGGTGACAAGCTTGGCGAAGGTGGGGGTGCCGGAGACCGTCTCGCCGTCTTCCTCGCTGACGTACTGCACGGTCACGTCGACTTCGAACTCGTAGCTCTCGTAGCCTGAGGTGAACGTGTAGGTCTGGATCTCGTGGAAGTCGTCGATATCGTCGGCGTCCTCGTAGCGCTTGCCCGTCGAGAAGGGCACGGCGGTGAGCTCGTCGCGGGAGTAGCTGCCTCCTCCCTTGGTCGCCTCGTCGAAGGCGGTCGTGGAGATGTAGTCGAGCACGTCGAGAGCGACGCTGCCGGCATAAGTCTCGGTCTCTTCGGCCACCATGTCCATCTTCGAGCGGACGGCACCCTGCTGCACATTCATGGCGAGCACTGAGGCTGCCATGAGGGCGATGATGGCTCCGATAGTTTGGGACATGGGTCGTACTCGAAGGAGATGCTCTGGCGTGTGATCCCACTTCGGTACCAATGCCATTCCTGGCATCTCATTTTGTGTATCACCCTAACAAAGCCTCTCACTGGGTGGACCTTTGGGGAGCCTAAACCGAAAAAGCCCTTCTGCGCCTCATAGACGGATGCGCCCTGCGCAGCACTTACGCGCACATACACGTTTCATCTTTTCGTTTCCAGTCGCCCCGCTCTCTTTCCCTCACTCCCTTGGCTGTTTTAGCCTGTCTTCCCCCCAAGCATGCCGCGCCGCGCATGCCCGCTGTGCCGCTTCCCACCCCGGTGATTTATGTGCACGGCTGGCTGGGCACTCATGCTGACTGGGCGCCGGTGCAGACACTCCTGCCGGGCTGGACCGTGGACCTGCCGGGGCACGGCGCTTCGCTCAGCCTCCCCAGCGGCACCTACTCGCTCTCGGGCACTGCCGATGCCCTCGTGGATGCGCTCGACGCTGCGGCGCTCGAGCGTCCGGTGCTAGTCGGCTACTCGATGGGCGGGCGCGTGGCGATGACGGCGGCGCTGCGCCACCCGGGCCGCTTCCGAGCTCTTGTGGTAGAATCGGCGTCGCCGGGCCTATCCAGCGACGCTGAGCGCGCAGCGAGGCACGCCCTCGACGACGCACGCGCCGCCCACGTCGAGCGCGACTTTGCGGGATTCCTTGCGTCGTGGTACCAACTTCCCCTTTTTGCCTCGTTGGCCCTGGAGCCTGGCCGCGTGGAGGCGACGATTGCGGAGCGCCTTCGCGGTGACCCTGGCGAACTGGCACGCGCGCTCCGAGGACTCAGCGTCGCCCACCAACCGTCCTACTGGGACCGGCTCGGTGCCCTCCCGCCCACGCTCGCGCTCGCGGGCGCGCGCGACGAGAAGTACGTGCACATCGTCCAATTGATGGCGCGCGCCTCGACCGTCACAGCGCGCATCGTGTCTGCTGCGGGCCACAACGTCCACCGCGAGCGCCCGGCGGCCTTCGTAGACGCGGTTGTTGCCTGGTTCGAGACGCTGTGATGTGGCGTGATCGCCCGCAGTGATGTGGCGTGATCGCCCGCAGCACCCCACCCGTTGGCGAGCGCCTACCAGTGCAGGTGGCGCTTGACCGGCGTGACGGGGAACGACAGCTCGACGTGGCGCCCTGCCGGGCCTGACTGGCTCAAGTCGGCGCCCTGGTCGGCAATGACGAGCGTGACCATCTTTGCCGTCGTCGGGCCGATCACACCGGGCCGCTCAAAGTCCAGCGGGTCCGCGTAGCGCACGGACACGTGGACGGCAAACGGATAGAGGCCGGTGCCGAGCGGCAGGTTGGCGTCGATCACGGTGCCATCGAGGTCGTCCACGTCGTCGTAGTCGTCAAGCGTGGCCTCGGCGGCGTCGGGGCCGAAAGCGGCCAAGGGCGTCAGCCCGTCAGCCGTCGCCCGCATCGGATGCTCGTCCACGTCCGCCTCGTCGAAGGCGAGCGCTTTCACCCGGTTGCTCCAGACGATCGCCAGGTCCAGCGCGGCGGCCTCCACCTCCGCTTCGATGGCGTGGCGTTCGGTGTCCGCCGTCTGGCGGTGCATGGTGAGCCCGAGCAAGGAAAACGAGAAGACCGCGACGAGCGCGTAGAAGGTCTGCGCCATGAGAGGAGAGCGAGGTCGGGTGAGAGAACACCGGCTTCGCGGGCAAACGCCGGGCGCGCCTTTGCTCCAGCGCGTTGCCACCTGCGTTTGACATGCCTCCGTGTCGGGTCGCGTGACTGAAGCTGCCACGCTGCGGCCAGCCGGAAAAACCTACCCGGCCAGATATCGCCTTGCCCCAGCCCACGAGCGCGGCGGCGATACAGCAGCGATGCGGCCGCCGCGTTCGCTATGATCATCGACTGGGCGATTTCGGCAAGGCCTCGTTGCCAGGAACGGAACACCGGCCCTGCCCCTCCTCGTTCTGGACGCTCCTTTTCCCTTCGTTCCCGGCTTCTCCCCGCGTATTCCATGGCTTCCCCCAACGGCACCTCCAAGCGCCACCACTTCACCCATCGGCCGACCGTCGAAGGCCCCTTCTCCTGGCACGCCCTCGACGGCTTCGAGGACATCGTCTACGAGAAAGGCACGCCGGACTCGAACACGGCTGGGATCGCCCGCATCACGATCAACCGCCCGGAGGTGCGCAACGCCTTCCGCCCGACGACCGTCACCGAGATGATCCACGCCATCGACGACGCGCGCGACGACCCGTCCGTCGGCGTGGTGGTGCTCACGGGCGCAGGCGACAAGGCCTTCTGCTCCGGCGGCGACCAGCGCATCCGCGGCGACCACGGCTACAGGGAGATGCAGGGCGGCTCGGAGACGGGCATGCAGCGCCTCAACGTGCTTGATTTCCAGACGCGCATCCGCACCATCCCGAAGCCCGTCATCGCGGCGGTCAACGGCTGGGCCGTCGGCGGCGGGCACGTGCTCCACGTCGTGTGCGACCTCACCATCGCCAGTGACAACGCGCGCTTCATGCAGACCGGCCCGAAGGTGGGCTCGTTCGACGCGGGCTACGGCACGACGCACCTCGCGCGCATTGTCGGGCAGAAGAAGGCCCGCGAGATCTGGTTCCTGTGCCGCGACTATTCCGCGCAGGAGGCGCTCGACATGGGCCTCGTCAACACCGTCGTCCCGCTCGCCGAGTTGGAGCGCGAGTATGTCCAGTGGAGCCGTGAGATCCTCCAGAACTCGAACATCGCCATCCGCATGCTCAAGGCGGCCGCCAACGCCGACGAGGACGGCGGCGCGGGCCTCCAGCAGCTCGCCGGTCACGCGACGATGCTGTTCTACATGACCGAGGAGGGCCAGGAGGGCAAGAACGCCTACAACGAGCGCCGCAAGCCCGACTTCGACGCCGACGGATACCGGCCGTAGGTCGGCAGCGGCACCGTCTGCGGTCCGCGGGGGCACGTTGGATGTAACCCCCGCGGCCGTTTTCAGTATCGAAGCCCACCGCAACACGGCCTCACCGCGGCACCGCCGCACTCGTCATGAGCATCCCGTTCACGCTCCCCAACGTCTACGACGGCCTCGCTGAGGGCCACGGCCTCATGCGCGTGGAGCGCGGCGCCGCGGGCGATGTGCTGGTGATGGAGGTGCAGCTTGCGTGGCTCGGCCTCGTGAAGCAGGCTCCGAGGGTGGTGGCCGTCCCGCTGCGCGACCTCACCGAGGTGCGCTTCAAGCGCGGCGCGTTCAAGGACACGCTCTTCCTCCGCCCCGCCCACCTCGACCTGCTGGCAGAGCTGCCCGGCAAGCACAAGGAGCGCGTGAAGCTGAAGATCAAGAAGCAGTACCGCGAGGACGTCTACGACCTGCTCGACGAGTTGGAGGAATGGCGTCCCGTCACAGGCATGGACGCATCGTAGCGGGTAGGAACTGCATGGATAGGATGGCGCGGTGTGCCGTATCGTGCCGCTGTCCGCCGTGTGTGTTCCACCCCGACCCTACGCCCCGCTCATGCCACCTACTCGCCTGGTTCTCCCGCTTCTCGCTCTTGGCCTCTTCGTCGCGTGGGCGACACTCCCCGACCTCCCAGCAGACCCGGCCACCTCGGTGGCAGTCCCGGAAGCCGACCTGCGGCCGCTGACGGAACGCGCCGAGAAAGAAGCGCCTGGCCCCGACCAACGGCCGGCGACGTGGCTCGCCGAGCAGCGGCTCTTCCCCCACTTCGAGCACGACGCCGAGGCGTTCCGTGCCGCGCACGCGCAAGCCCTTCAGATGCGCGAGACCGCACGCCGAGGGGACACGTTTGGGACCTGGCAGCAGGCTGGGCCGACCAACATCGGTGGGCGCATCACCAGCATCGCCTTTGCGCCGAGCGCGCCGGACGTGGTCTACGCGGGCGCGGCGACCGGCGGCGCGTTCAAGTCGCTCGACGCCGGGCGGACGTGGGCGCCCATCTTCGACGACCAGGCCGTGCTGCCTGTCGGCGCAGTGGCGGTCGACCCGGCTAACCCGGACCGCGCATTCGTGGGCACGGGCGAATCGAACGGCGGGTCGTACAACCTCTCGGGCGGCGGCGTCTTCCGCACCGAGGACGGCGGGGCGACGTGGACACCGCTCGGGCTGGAGGAGACGATTACGATCGGCCGCATCCGCATCGATCCCCGCGACCCGGACCGCGTCTTTCTCACCGGCACGGGCGCCTACTTCGGGACGTCGCCCGCGCGCGGCGTCTACCGCTCCACCGACGGCGGCGACTCCTGGAACCAGGTGCTCTTCGTCTCGGACCGCACGGCGGCCATCGACCTCGTGATGCACCCGACCTCGCCCGACACGCTCTACGCGACGATGTGGGAGCGCGAGCGCACGCCGACGACGGCCTTCCTCTCCGGCACGACCAGCGGCGTCTACCGCTCCGCCGACGGCGGCGACACGTGGACGCTCCTCGGGGCGACGGACGGCCTGCCTGGCCCGGCGGACGACATCGGGCGAATCGGCCTCGCGACCTGCGACGGCGACCCCGACCGGATGTACGCGCTCTACAACGACGGCCGCGTCCTGACCGACCTCTACCGCTCCGAGGACGGCGGCGTCTCGTGGGCGCGGGACCCCCGTTCGGGCGCGCTGCCTGGCTTCAGCGGCGGCTTCTCCTGGTACTTCGGCAACGTCCGCTGCGACCCCCTCGACGCGGAGCGCGTCTTCGTCCTCGACGTGCCGCTCGTCGTGTGGGAAGGCAACGGCTGGTTCGACCAGTACGGCTACGAGGTGCTCCACGTTGACCACCACGCGCTCGCCTTCAAGCCCGACGACCCGACCTACGTGCTCTCCGGCAACGACGGCGGCTTCGACATCAGCACCGACCGCGGCCTCTCGTGGGAGGCCGTCAACGGCCTCGCCATCACGCAGTTCTACGAGATCGGCCTCGACCCGAGCAACCCGGAGCGGCTCTACGGCGGCACGCAGGACAACGGCACCGTGCGCACCCGCACAGGCGCGCTCGACGACTTCGACACGATCTACGGCGGCGACGGCTTCTACGTGATCGTCGACCCGACCGACCCTGACGTGATCTACGCCGAGTCGCAGTTTGGCAACCTCGGCAAGTCGACCGACGGCGGCTTCAGCTTCGACTTCGCCCTCAACGGCATCGACGGAGGCGAGCCCACGAACTGGTCGACGCCGGTGGTGATGGACCCGAGCGACTCGCAGACGCTCTACTACGGCACGAACCGCGTCTATCGGACGACCAACGGCGCAGGCTTCTGGACCCCCATCTCGCCCGACCTGACGACGAGCGCCGCGGGGCGCCTGAGCGTAGTCACGGCCATCTCGGTGTCGCCGCTCGACCCCGACGTGCTGTGGGTAGGCACGGGCGACGGCCAGGTATGGACGACCTCGGACGGCGGTGCGACGTGGGAGGACCGGACGGGGCCGCTGCCCTTCCGCTACGTCACACGCGTGGTCGCGCACCCGACCGATGTGACCTCGGCCTACGTGACGCAGTCGGGCCTGCGCTGGCGCGATCCTGCCCCCCGTGTCTTCCGCACGACGGACAGCGGCACGACGTGGACCGCGATCAGCGACGGTCTGCCCGATGCGCCCGTAAATGCCATCGCCATCGACCCGCTCGCGCCGGACACGGTGTTCGTCGGGACCGATGTCGGGCCGTTTGTGAGCCCCGATGCGGGCGCGTCGTGGGAGGCGCTCGGCACCGGCATCCCCGCCGTCGCCGTGTTCGACCTGAAGATCCACCCGACGGCGCGCTACCTCGCAGCCGGGACGCACGCCCGCTCGCTGTGGACGCTCCAACTGCCCGCCAACCCTGTCGCGAACGAGCCGACTGCTGAGACCGCAGGCGTTGCCCTCGCCACGCCGTGGCCGAACCCGGTTGCGACCTCCACGACGGTCCAGTACGTGCTCGGCAGCCCGGTACAGGTCCGGGTGGAGGTGTTCGATGTGGCCGGGCGCCGCGTCGCTACCCTCGCCGAGGGAATGCAGGCGAGCGGCACCCACACGCTGTCGTGGTCGCCCGACGCTGGGCTCGCGAACGGGACCTATGTCGTGCGACTGACCGCAGGCGCGCAGACGCTCACGACGAGGCTCACGCTGGCGCGATGATCGACGCGCGGGCGGCCATCTGGGAGCGGTAGCTTGGCGGTCGCATCAGCCCCGCTCCCGCATGCCCGACTCAGTCACTGCCGCCGGTTCCTCGCCTCCCCGACTCTCGCCGATGCGCCTCTGGACGCTCGCGGCGCGGCCGAAGACGCTGTGGGCGGCCGTCGCGCCGGTCGTGCTCGGCGGGGCGCTGGCCTGGGAGGCCGACCTCTTCCACGCGCTCGCCTGGGGGTGCGCGTTCCTCGGAGCCGTGTTCATCCAGATCGGCACCAACTTCGCCAACGACTACCACGACTTCCTCCTCGGCGCGGACACCGAGCGGCGCGTTGGGCCGACGCGGGTCACGCAGGCGGGGCTCGCGACGCCGCAGGCCGTGCGTCGCGCTGCGATTCTGATGTTCGCGCTGGCGACGCTAGCCGGGGCCTACCTCATGGTGCGCGGCGGCTGGCCCATCGTGATCGTGGGCGTGGCGTCGCTGGCGTGCGGGTGGCTCTACACCGCCGGACGCAAGTCGCTGGCCTACCTCGGCATCGCGGACCTGTTCGTCTTCGTCTTCTTTGGACCCGTCGCGGTGGGCGGCACCTACTACGTGCAGGCGGCCGACCTCGTGGGCGGCGCGGCGCTACCGCTCGTCGTCCTGCTGGCAGGCGTCGGGCCCGGGTTGCTCTCGACGGCGATCCTGCTGGCCAACAACCTCCGCGACCTGGAAACGGACGCTGCGGCAGGCAAGCGCACGCTGGTCGTGCGGCTGGGCCGCCGCGCGGGCGTGGCGATGTATGCGGCCTGGGTGCTCCTCGGCGTGCTGTGGCCGCTGGTGCTGGCGTACGGCTTCGACGCGCCCATGGGCGCGCTGCTGGGGTGCCTCGCCCTGCCCCTCGTCCTCGGGCCGATCCGCACGCTTGCGCGCACCGATGATCCCGCAACCATCGCGCCGGTGCTGGGAGCCACGGCGCGGGCGTTGCTCGTCTACAGCGTGCTGCTGGCCGTGGGCTGGAACCTGTAGCGGGCCTGTCGGCTGTCAGCGCTCTGGTTCTCCGTTTCGCCCATGCCCGTGCTCTCGGTCTTCCGCTACCGCCTGCCGCTCGTCCGCCCCCTGCCGCTGCGTGGGCAGACCGTGACCGTGCGGGAAGGTCTGCTCGTACGGCTAAGCGTGGGCGACCACGAGGGCTGGGGCGACGTGGCTCCGCTCCCCGGCTTCAGCGCGGAGACGGTGGACGAGGCGACGCAATCGCTCCGGGCGCTCGCGGGGCTGGACGCGGGCGCGCTCCTGTCGGCCCAGCACGACGAGACCCTGCCGCCGTCGGTGCGCTTCGGCATGGCGCTCGCGCAGTGGGACCTGGATGCATGCCGCCGCGCGATGCCTCTTCCTGCGGCCCTGGACGGCGAGGCGTCGCCTATCGTCCCGCTCAATGGCCTGCTCGCGGGCGACGCGGACACGGTCCAGCGCGACGCGCAACGGCTCGCCGCGGAGGGCTACCGCGCGCTGAAGCTCAAAGTCGGGCGCGGTGCTGTGCAGGACGAGGCTGCTCTCGTGAGGCTGCTCCACGCGGCCCACCCGGACGTTGCGCTGCGTCTGGATGCCAACCGGGCGTGGTCCTACGACGACGCCCGCCGCTTTGCCGAGGCGCTAGGCGATGCCCAGATCGAGTACATCGAGGAGCCGCTGGCCGACCCTGCACGGCTGGCGGACTACGCGACGGAGACCGGCCTCCCGGTCGCGCTCGACGAGTCCGTGACGGCGATGGCACCGGACGACCTCGCCGGCCACGCCTATGCGGCAGCCGTGGTGCTCAAGCCGACGTTCCTCGGCGGCCCGCGCGCCTGGGCGTTGGCGACGCGAGCGCGGGCTCTGGGACTGCGGGTGACCTGGAGCGCGGCGTTCGAGAGCGGCGTCGGCCTGCGAGGTCTTGTGGCGATGACCGCTGCGACGGGGGCACCGGACCGCCCGCCGACGCCTGCGGGGCTCGACACCTACCGCTGGCTCGCCGCCGATGTGTTCACAGCAAGCTCGCCTAAGCTGCCGCTCGGATCGCCGACGGTGGACGTGGCTGAGGCGCTCGCTGCGCGTCAGATCGACCTCGCCTGCCTTACGCCCGTCGCGCTGTGACCGCTTCTACCCTCGATCCGGTTCGCGCTGCGGCTCAGCGCACGCCCGAAGCGCCTGCGCTCGTGCTCGACGACGGGCCCGTCTCCTACACCGACCTCGACGCCCAGGTGGGGGGCGCGGCGGCGTGGCTCGAAGCCCATGACCTCCGAGCGGGCGACCGCCTGGCGATCCTCGCTGCTCCGTCGCCGGACCTGATTGCGCTGCTCTGGGGCTGTTGGCGCGCGGGCGTCGTCGCGGCCCCGCTGAGCCTCCGCCTCCCCGACGCCGCCCTCGCCGACCTGATCGAGCGGCTCAGCCCCGCTGCCCTCGTCACGGACTGGCCAGACGCCGCGTTCTCCCTCCCGACCTACCCCCTGGCCTCCAGACGCGCTGCCCAATCCACGCGCCCGACCCTCGACCCTCGACCTTCGACCTTCGACCCTCGACCTTCGACCTTCGACCCTCGACCTTCGACCTTCGACCCTCGACCTCCGACCCTCGACCTCCGACCCTGGACTCTCATCCACACCTCCGGCTCGTCCGGCACGCCAAAGGCCGCGCTGCACACCTGGGCGAACCACCTCTGGAGCGCCCGAGGCTGGATCGAGCGGCTGCGCCTCGGCCCGCAGCATCGGTGGTGGCTCGACCTCCCGCTCTATCACGTTGGCGGGCTGGCGATCCTCGTCCGGTGTGCGCTTGCGGGCGCAGCGGCCGTGCTGGCACCACCGAAGACGCCGTTGCCCGAGGCTGTCCGGCGCTACGGCGTCACGCACGCCTCGCTCGTCGCCACGCAGCTACGCCGCGCCCTCGACGCCGCGACGCCTGCGGACCTGGACGCGCTACGCGGGATGGACGCGCTTCTCCTCGGTGGCAGCGCCATCCCTGAGGACGTACTGCGCGAGGCGTACGACGCCAGGCTGCCCGTCCTCACGAGCTACGGCATGACCGAGATGACCTCGACCGTCACCGCCACGCCGCCGGACGCGAGCTTCGAGGCGCTGTGCACCGCCGGGGCGGTGCTTCCTCACCGCGAGGTACGGCTGGCCGACGATGGCGAGATCCTCGTACGTGGCCGCACGCGCTTCGCGGGCTACCTGGACGACGCCGCGCTCACGGAGCCGTTCGATGCCGATGGCTGGTTCGGCACCCGCGACGTCGGAGCATGGGTTGAGGTCGACGGGCAGCGGCTCCTGCGCGTGATCGGGCGCACAGACCGGATGTTTATCTCGGGCGGCGAGAACATCCAGCCCGAGGCTATCGAGGCGGCACTGCTGCGGCTGCCGGGCGTGCGTCGCGCTGCCGTCGTCCCAATCGCCGACGCCGAGTTCGGCCACCGTCCCGTCGCGTTCGTGGAAGCCGACATCGATCTTGGCGCGCTGAGAACGATGCTCGATGTGCCAGGCTTCATGCGCCCCGTTGCTGTGCTTCCGTGGCCCGCAGACCTGGTGGATGGGATGAAGCCGGACCTGGCGACGTTGCAACGACGCGCCGCCGTAGCCATAGGCGGCTGAGTTGCGTGTTGCCTAAACGCACACTGACTGCAATCGCTCCGCCAAGCCTATCCTTGGCCAGGTCGCTCTTCACCCTTTGCCCTTCACTCTGCCCTCTTCCGATGCTCGGTCGCCTGCACGTCCTCACCGACTTCGTCTTCCAGCAGCGCTTCTCGCACGCCGAGTTGGCCCGCCTCGCGATCGCGGGCGGCGCCGACGTGATCCAGTTTCGCCAGAAGACGGGCACCGCGCGCGCCAAGCTGCACGAGCTGCGCCCCGTCGCAGACGCGTGCCAGGAGACCCAGACGGCGCTGCTCGTGGACGACCACCTCGACCTCGCGCTTGCGGTCGGGGCCGACGGGGTCCACCTCGGCCAGACAGACCTCCCGATCCCGGATGCACGGCGCATCTTCGGCCCCGATGCCATCCTGGGCGCCACCGCCACGACGCTTGCCCAGGCCCGGCAGGCTGAGGCGTGCGGCGCGACCTACCTCGGCTTTGGCCCGGTCTTCTCCGGCCGCTCGAAGGCCGCGCCCGCCTCCACGAAGGGCCTGCACGGCCTTGCTGCGGTGTGCGCGGCCGTCTCGATCCCGGTCATCGCCATCGGCGGCGTGACGGCGAACCGTATGGCCGACGTGCTCGATGCGGGGGCCCACGGCGTCGCGGTGATGACAGCCATCAGCACCGCGCACGACCCCGAAGCTGCGACGCGCGCGTTCCGCACCGCCATCGATGCAGCCTGCCGCGTCGACGCGTCTCCCTAGCCTATCGCTGCGGCAAGCACGAGTGCGAGCACCAAGCCGCACGACAGCGCGAAGACGTAGAGCATGCTCAGCGCATAGCCCTTCAGCGCGGTCTTGACCCAGCCTTGCTGGTAGACGTGTTTCTGCGCGAGGTAGACGTAGAGCGGCACGAGCACCAAGAGCCACAACGACCACCCACCCAGCGGCGTCATCGCCCCCAGCGCGAGCAGCGTGAAGACGCCGAAGGCGAACGCGTGGACGTGCAGCGCGAAGACCAGGTGCTCGCCGTAGTACCAGTTGCGACGCAGGTAGACGACCTTGAGTAGCAGCGCGAAGACCGGCAGGAGCAGGAACATCACCGTAGGCACCTGGCGGAGCGAACTGCGCAGGAAGTCGAGGAAGGCTGCGTTGCGCTCGGCGTCGGTCCGCGCCGTCTTGATCCGCTGGACGCTGGCGCCCCGCTGCGCCCACGACGGCAGGTCGACCCGCACGTCGGAACCAGGGAAGAGGTACGCGGCCGCCGCCTCATAGTCGCCCGTCTGGACGAGGCTGTCCGGGGGCAACGTGGCTAGGAACGAGCGCTGCCATGCGAGCCGGTTCTGCACGCGGATGTTGGACGCTGCGGCGAGGTCTTCCACGCGCTCCTCGGCGCGGCGCAGTGCGGCGGCCGTGGGCGACGCTAGCCCGGTCGTGTCGGCCTCGGCCAACGCCCGCAGCGAGTCGAGGAGGGCCCGCTCTTCGGCGGCCTCGGCTTGGTAGTCGCCCAGGTCCTCGTCGAGTTCCGCGAGACGTGCCGCCACGGTCATCGTGGAATCCGAGTCGAACGCTTCGCTGAAGCCCGCCGTGATCTCGTCGGCGACGACGACGTTGACGAGGAAGAAGAAGAGCAGCGTCGAGAGCAGGTAGAGCCGCAGCGGGCGGACGAAGCGGACGCGGCGCCCTTCGAGGTAGGCGCGCGTGAGCCGGCCTGGAAGAGCGAGGCGTGCCAGCGAGCGCCACAGCCGTCCGTCGATGCCGAGCAGTTCGGTGACGGCCTCCACGGCGACCCGGTGGAAGGGCTGGCGCAGCGGCTGGTCCTTCTGGCCGCACTGGGCGCAATACGGGCCCGAGAGCGGCGCGGCGCAGTTCGGACAGGCCGCCGGCGGGGCAGCCGTGTCGAGGTCGGGCAGCGCGGGAGGAACAGTCACGGAACGGCGAGGCAGGTCGGACGCGTGGTCGTTCGGCGACCACCACGTGCTAGCCCAAACCTACGCCTCGAACCCATCGCGCTGAGCCTGCTACGTCGCCAGGCCGTGTTGCACGAGAAACACCACGGCAACGCCCAGCCAGACGAGGGAGGCGGCGAACGCTAGCCCAAAGCGCGTGCGGCGCGCTTTGGCGTCGGCTCGATCCGCGGCGCCAAGCTCGCCGTGCCCGAGGAGCCGCTGCAATTCCGGGTCGGAGAAGCGCGGCTCGTCCGGGGCCAGGAGGCGACGGTTGGCCCAAAACGCGCGGCCGAAGAACAGCGCGAAGGCGGCGGCGGCGAGCACGCCCCCCACGTCCAGGGCTAGGGCGAGGTCGATTTCTCCTCCAGGGTTCAGCACGGGCGCGTTGGGGTGGGATTGCACAGGCCAGACGCGACGGATACGACCTGCTCACTGTTCCCGCACGCGCGATGTCCATGCGCATGGTGTCTGCGCGGCGCCAGGTCGCGTGTCCGTCGACGCGCCTTGCCGACCACCCCGAGTGGTGCCGCTTTGCCCCCGTGCCCCTCGTCAGGAGCCGACGTGCATCTGGAGGTCTTCGCGGCGGTGCTTCTGGCGGAGCTTGCGCAGCGCCTTCTCCTTGATCTGCCGGACGCGCTCGCGGGTCAGGCTGAAGCGCTGGCCGATCTCTTCGAGCGTGAGCGGGTGCTCACGGCCGATGCCGAAGTAGAGCCGCGTGATCTCCGCCTCGCGCGGGTGCAGCGTCGAGAGCGCGCGCTCGATGTCGATCTTCAGCGACTCGTCGAGGAGGCCCTCGTCGGGCGGGATGTCGTCCTCGTCGGGGAGCACGTCGAGGAGCGAGTTGTCGTCGTCCTCGTTGAACGGCGCGTCCATCGAGAGGTGGCGGCCGGTGTGCTTGAGCGCCTCGCGGATCTTCTGCGGCGAGAGGTCCAGCTCCTCCGCGAGTTCGTCGATGTTGGGCTGGCGCTCGTGCCGCTGCTGGAGCCTCGCCGTCGACTTGCGGATCTTCGAGATCGTGCCGATGCGGTTGAGCGGGAGCCGCACGACGCGGCTCTGCTCGGCGAGTGCCTGCAGGATGGCCTGCCGGATCCACCACACCGCGTAGGAGATGAACTTGAAGCCGCGCGTCTCGTCGAAGCGCTGCGCGGCCTTGATGAGGCCGTAGTTGCCCTCGTTGATCAGGTCCGAGAGGGTGAGGCCCTGGCCTTGGTATTTCTTCGCCACCGACACCACGAAGCGCAGGTTGGCGCGCACCATCTTGTGCAGCGCGGCCTCGTCGCCCTCCTTGATGCGGCGCGCAAGCTCGACCTCCTCCTCAGGCTTGAGCAGGGCGATCTGCCCAATCTCCTGGAGGTACTGGTCCAGCATTCGTTGCTGGCGGGGGACGTACATGCCGAGGCGTGCTAGAGGCGACGGAAATGATTGGGCGGGAGTATACCACGGATGCCAACGCCTGCACAGAAAAAAGCGCGCGCGCGGCGCGGCGCCGTCCCGAGAGGCTCTGTACCAGGCCAAACGGCGCTATAGCGACGCGGAGCAGTCCGAGGTGCCGATGAACATACGTGCTCGGCGGGGCGTCGGTTTTCACGATGG encodes:
- a CDS encoding AMP-binding protein, translated to MTASTLDPVRAAAQRTPEAPALVLDDGPVSYTDLDAQVGGAAAWLEAHDLRAGDRLAILAAPSPDLIALLWGCWRAGVVAAPLSLRLPDAALADLIERLSPAALVTDWPDAAFSLPTYPLASRRAAQSTRPTLDPRPSTFDPRPSTFDPRPSTFDPRPPTLDLRPWTLIHTSGSSGTPKAALHTWANHLWSARGWIERLRLGPQHRWWLDLPLYHVGGLAILVRCALAGAAAVLAPPKTPLPEAVRRYGVTHASLVATQLRRALDAATPADLDALRGMDALLLGGSAIPEDVLREAYDARLPVLTSYGMTEMTSTVTATPPDASFEALCTAGAVLPHREVRLADDGEILVRGRTRFAGYLDDAALTEPFDADGWFGTRDVGAWVEVDGQRLLRVIGRTDRMFISGGENIQPEAIEAALLRLPGVRRAAVVPIADAEFGHRPVAFVEADIDLGALRTMLDVPGFMRPVAVLPWPADLVDGMKPDLATLQRRAAVAIGG
- a CDS encoding RNA polymerase sigma factor RpoD/SigA, whose product is MYVPRQQRMLDQYLQEIGQIALLKPEEEVELARRIKEGDEAALHKMVRANLRFVVSVAKKYQGQGLTLSDLINEGNYGLIKAAQRFDETRGFKFISYAVWWIRQAILQALAEQSRVVRLPLNRIGTISKIRKSTARLQQRHERQPNIDELAEELDLSPQKIREALKHTGRHLSMDAPFNEDDDNSLLDVLPDEDDIPPDEGLLDESLKIDIERALSTLHPREAEITRLYFGIGREHPLTLEEIGQRFSLTRERVRQIKEKALRKLRQKHRREDLQMHVGS
- the menC gene encoding o-succinylbenzoate synthase, translating into MPVLSVFRYRLPLVRPLPLRGQTVTVREGLLVRLSVGDHEGWGDVAPLPGFSAETVDEATQSLRALAGLDAGALLSAQHDETLPPSVRFGMALAQWDLDACRRAMPLPAALDGEASPIVPLNGLLAGDADTVQRDAQRLAAEGYRALKLKVGRGAVQDEAALVRLLHAAHPDVALRLDANRAWSYDDARRFAEALGDAQIEYIEEPLADPARLADYATETGLPVALDESVTAMAPDDLAGHAYAAAVVLKPTFLGGPRAWALATRARALGLRVTWSAAFESGVGLRGLVAMTAATGAPDRPPTPAGLDTYRWLAADVFTASSPKLPLGSPTVDVAEALAARQIDLACLTPVAL
- a CDS encoding DUF3667 domain-containing protein; the protein is MTVPPALPDLDTAAPPAACPNCAAPLSGPYCAQCGQKDQPLRQPFHRVAVEAVTELLGIDGRLWRSLARLALPGRLTRAYLEGRRVRFVRPLRLYLLSTLLFFFLVNVVVADEITAGFSEAFDSDSTMTVAARLAELDEDLGDYQAEAAEERALLDSLRALAEADTTGLASPTAAALRRAEERVEDLAAASNIRVQNRLAWQRSFLATLPPDSLVQTGDYEAAAAYLFPGSDVRVDLPSWAQRGASVQRIKTARTDAERNAAFLDFLRSSLRQVPTVMFLLLPVFALLLKVVYLRRNWYYGEHLVFALHVHAFAFGVFTLLALGAMTPLGGWSLWLLVLVPLYVYLAQKHVYQQGWVKTALKGYALSMLYVFALSCGLVLALVLAAAIG
- the thiE gene encoding thiamine phosphate synthase, whose product is MLGRLHVLTDFVFQQRFSHAELARLAIAGGADVIQFRQKTGTARAKLHELRPVADACQETQTALLVDDHLDLALAVGADGVHLGQTDLPIPDARRIFGPDAILGATATTLAQARQAEACGATYLGFGPVFSGRSKAAPASTKGLHGLAAVCAAVSIPVIAIGGVTANRMADVLDAGAHGVAVMTAISTAHDPEAATRAFRTAIDAACRVDASP